In Thermodesulfovibrionia bacterium, the DNA window GATGAGGAGGCCGCAAGCCCGATGGGAGATTCGGCCATCTTCCGTATGCTTGAGAAGTATGTGCATTTCACGATCGACCTTAAGATGCAGATGGCAAAGGACCCTAAGGTTGAACCGAGCGTGCGTGAGGAGATAGAGGCGAGGCCCGGTTCTGTCGCGTCATGCCCGCAGGTTGTTGACGAGATACTTGTAGCGCAGGCTGATGCCGAGGCAGCCGAACTCAGGGACAGATCTCTGGGCGCATTTAAGGATCAGACCGAGCGTCCTCTGGACTGGTATGCTGATGAGGAGAAGAAGCAGGTGCTTGCAGACCATCCTGCCGGTCTAAAGTCTGAGAAGCATGAGAAAGACGCTTCGAAGAATAAGGCAAAGAATAAAGAATAAAGAAAAGACACCCCTCTGTATCTCCCCTTGTAAAGGGGCGAATTGTAAATCCCCTCTTATCCAAGGGGCCAACAGTAGGTGCTTTAAGCAGGGCAGGGGAGGTTTAGGATAATGTATTTGGTCTTTATTGAACTATGAAAAAAACATTGACCATAATTATCGGTTTTGTGCATGACTTTGCTGCCGGCTGCTGGGCAGCGACTGTTCTTGCGATATATTGGCTAAGCAGTCATTCCTTTCCGGTTGAAGTCAGCGGCATAATGTTTGAACTGAAAAAGCAGCTCTTCTGGGCAGGGATAGCATGTGTTGTTATAGTTTTTGCCACAGGCACGGGCAGATCTTTTACCTATGTTGATAATGTCTACGGCAAGGATGCGGAAAAGGCAAGAAGAAGGCTGCTGATCATAAAACACGTTATCCTTATTGTTGTTTTTGGCTCCGGTATTTTCTGGCAGTACACGATGGTTTTTTGGTAGAGCACTCCTATCTTCCTAAAACATTATCAAACCACCGGTCATTTACTTGCTCAATGGTATCTGAATTGCTTAAAATAGTGACACTATGAAAAAGATAAGAAAAGTTATGCTTATTACTCCGCCTTACCACTCCGGAGTTGTTGAATCCGCAGGTGTCTGGCTGAATGTTGGTTTTGTCTATATTGCAGGGAGCCTCAGGGTTGCGGGATATGACCCGATTTATTATGATGCCATGAGCCACTGGCATGGATATGATGAGATCGGGAAGAGGATTAGAGAAGAGAAACCTGATGTTATTGGGACAACCGCTTTTACCGCAGAGATCGTTGAGGCGCTAAACCTCCTGAAGTTTTCCAAAGAGATAGACCCTAATATTATTACTGTGATCGGCAATGTTCACCCTACGTTCTGCTACGATGAGATATTCAAAGACCACCACTCATGCGTTGATTATATTGTGCGTGGTGAGGGTGAAGAGACGATGGTGGAGCTTCTGGATGCGCTTAATTCCAATGGCGACCTGTCAAAGGTAAGGGGCGTAGTATACATGGATAAGGGGAAGGTCGTGGTCAATGATTCAAGGCCGTACATACATGACCTTGACAGCCTGCCCATGGCATGGGACCTGGTCGATTGGCCGATTTATAAATACAAGGCCATGGAGAATTCCATAATGGCTATTGTCAGCTCTTCAAGGGGATGCAACCAGCAGTGCAGCTTCTGCTCGCAGCAGCTCTTCTGGCAGAGAAACTGGAGGGGCCGAAGCGCTGAGAACTTTGTAGCCGAACTTGAGCACCTGAGAGACACCTATGGCGTAAATGTCGTGATGCTTGCTGATGAGACTCCCACGCTTTCAAGAACAAGGTGGGAGAAGATACTGGATCTTCTCATTGAGAGGAAGGTAGGCGTGAAGCTGCTTCTTGAGACGCGCGTTGATGACATAATCAGGGACGAAGATATCATGTGGAAATACCGGGATGCCCTTGTAGACCATATTTATCTCGGAGTGGAATCGACCTCACAGGAGGCGCTTGATAAGTTTAAAAAGAATATTAAAGTAGAGGAATCAAAGCGCGCGCTTGACCTTATAAACTCGTATGATATTGTCACAGAGACATCTTTTGTGCTCGGTATGCCTGGTGATACTGTTGAGAGTATAAGGGAGACGGTTGAGCTTGCCAAGTTCTATAATCCTGACCTTGCGTTCTTCCTTGCAATAGCCCCATGGCCTTATTCAGAGATATATCCTGAGCTTAAGGACTTTGTGGTGACAAACGACTACAGTAAATATAATCTTGTTGAGCCTGTGGTAAAACCGAAGAATATGACCATCGATGAATTGAGGGATGAACTTGGAAGGGCGTCAAGGGTGTATTACATGCACAAGCTTGAGACCCTTGACTCGATGACCGAGAAGAAACGTGAGTTCATGATAAAGGTCATTCATATCATCTCTACAAGCTCTTACCTTGCGGAGACGATGAAGGGCACATCAATGCCTGAGGATATAAAGAAACTGCTTGCGAAACTGCACCATAAAACTTAATTCTCCCCTTGTAATTTTTCATAGATGATATATGATGTAAATAATCAAGTTGAGTATTAATTCAGATATAAAATAAAAAGGGGGAAACGCAATGAGAAAGAGATCAGGGAATCAGGGTTTTACATTGATCGAGGTAATTGTTGTTGCCGGCATAATAGCCATACTTGCAGGTGTATTGGTGCCGATGATCCTGAAGGAGATTGATGAAACAAGGATAACAAGGGCAAGTGCTGATATAAGGTCCATATCAAACGCCATACTGATATTTAAAAAAGATACAGCACAGTGGCCTGTGATGGACGGGACATGCAGCCCTAATCTGACCTTGTTAACCGGCGGCGGCAACGCTCCTGACGGTATTGGGGCCAACGGCTGGGACAACACTGCGTCCGCAATGATCGACAGTCACCTTATGTATGATGATGACGGCTGCTATAATAACTGGAATGGTTCATATCTGCCTGTTACAAGTGCTGATCCCTGGGGGAAGCAATATGTAATTAATACCGGTAATTTTGGAGTATCCGGTTCACCTGTGTGGATAATGTCAGCAGGGCCGAATGGAACACTTGACTCAAATGCAAACTCAACTTCCAGCGGCGGGGATGATATTGGCTTAAGGATTAAATAAATACACTGTCTTGTTATATAAAAAAGGAGGGGTGGATGAACCGCCCCTCCTTTTTTATTCAGATCTATATCTCTGAGTTAACTCTTCTCAGTTCAGGTATTGCCTCGAAATCTCTTCCTGCTCTCTTCAGTCTTTCCTCGTGTTCTTTTCTTATCTCCTCGATAGACTTATTATTCAGGATATACGGTGTCAGGAATATGACAAGCTCTGACTTTTTCTTATCGTGGATTACCTGCTGGAACAATTTGCCGAATAATGGAAGATCTCCAAGGAAAGGCACCTTTCTGATATTTTCAATTATCTTATCAGTGATAAGCCCTGCTATTACTATGGTCTGGCCGTTGCTCACACTGACCATTGTATCCAGCTCTCTTGTATTTATGACTGGTTTTGAGTTGTCCTCAAGCGGGGAGATGGATTCCCCGATCTTTTCAGAAATACTGGGATGGACTTGCATTGTGATTATCCCGCTGTCATTGATCTGCGGTGTAACATCCAGAAATAGCCCTACTTCATCAATCTGGGGATTCGTGTATTGAGTCAGGATTTTCCCATCAGCATTGTATGTGGTGGTGGTTATCCATGAGACTTCATTTGTAGTGAGCTTCATTACTGCTCTCTGATTATTCATTGTGGAGACTTTCGGACTCGAAAGCACATTGACCTGGCCCTGTTCCTGCATCGCATTAAGAAGGGCGGTTATCTTTTTGTTTGATAGTTTAATGCTGAAAACATTGGTATCAGGGGCAATAAGCTGAGAGAATGAGAAAAGCTCGCCGGTTACTTCTGTTCCGCTGTCCGTGGTGATTGCTCCATTGCCAGTGCCTGTGAGGAGATTCCAGTCTATGCCGAATTTGTACCCGTCATCAAGAGAGACCTCAACTATGTGTGCCTGGATCATAACCTGTTTGCTCACAGACATTTCGACATCGTTAAGAAAATCTTCTATCCTCTCCATGTTGTCTGAATAATCTGTGATATGTACAACTCCTGCAAGTTCGTTGATAACGAGTTTTTTGCCATCCTTGCCGGATTTTGCATCGCCGTCAAATATGATCATCTCAAGGCCTGCCTTCATCTCTTTCCAGAAATCAGACGTACCGGAGGTGGTTATGTTAACGTTCCCCTGTCCGGATGACGACGACCCGGTTCCGGAAGTTGAACTGGAGACAGTAGTGCTTCCGCTGCTTGTCCCTGATGATGAACCGCTGCTCGTTGACATCGACGCATTGATGCTGCTTGAAGATGCCCTTTTCCCGGTAATATAGTCGATCTTAAATGACCTTGTCTCAAGCACAGGGCTGGTTACCCTGATAAATCCCTTGTCCATCCTGAATGTGTAGCCAAGCTGTCTTGTGATCGCATAAAGCGCGCTGTTCAGGTCAAGGTCAGAGAAATCAATGGAGAGATTTCCTGTCACATCCCTGTCTGCGATTATATTAATGCCGCTGTCTTTTGAAAGGAGCAGCAGCAGGTCCCTGACATTTGCATCCCTTACGCTTAAAGAGAATAGTCTTTCCTTGGCGGATGCCGGGATCTCTTCAGGCACGGCAACAGGAGTCTCAGTCACAGGTATAGCGATTTGAGGCGGCTCCTTTAAAATCATCGTCTCTGAGACGCCTGCGATCTGATGGCTTGCACAGCCGTAGCTCAAAAGAACTGTCAAAAATATTATCGAGCAGAATTTCCTCATTTTGTTGTCTCCTTGATATCGCTTTGATTAGATAAATATATTTCTTTAATAATTCCATTGGTAGAGAGAACAACACTCTCTTTTTTTATATCCCTTATCACGCTGCTGCCTATGGCATCATTTACGCTGTAAACCCTTCCGTTTATCAGCGCATGGCTTTTACCGTTTCTTCTGATTATGCCGATAACCGTGATCTCGCTTTTGCCCTCAGTCTTTTCTATAGAGAAAGGGTCTTTCCACGGGCTGGTGTCTTTGCTGATGACAGCTCTCTCCGGAATAACGCTTTTATCATATAGTGATGTTGATGGCAATTGAGAGACGGCTTTTTTTACCTCTGTCTGAGCGGCATTCTTAGAAGAGAAAAATTTGATGTTATATGCCGCCACCAGGAAGAGAAACGCAAATATGGCAAAA includes these proteins:
- a CDS encoding radical SAM protein — translated: MKKIRKVMLITPPYHSGVVESAGVWLNVGFVYIAGSLRVAGYDPIYYDAMSHWHGYDEIGKRIREEKPDVIGTTAFTAEIVEALNLLKFSKEIDPNIITVIGNVHPTFCYDEIFKDHHSCVDYIVRGEGEETMVELLDALNSNGDLSKVRGVVYMDKGKVVVNDSRPYIHDLDSLPMAWDLVDWPIYKYKAMENSIMAIVSSSRGCNQQCSFCSQQLFWQRNWRGRSAENFVAELEHLRDTYGVNVVMLADETPTLSRTRWEKILDLLIERKVGVKLLLETRVDDIIRDEDIMWKYRDALVDHIYLGVESTSQEALDKFKKNIKVEESKRALDLINSYDIVTETSFVLGMPGDTVESIRETVELAKFYNPDLAFFLAIAPWPYSEIYPELKDFVVTNDYSKYNLVEPVVKPKNMTIDELRDELGRASRVYYMHKLETLDSMTEKKREFMIKVIHIISTSSYLAETMKGTSMPEDIKKLLAKLHHKT
- a CDS encoding type II secretion system protein GspG, with protein sequence MRKRSGNQGFTLIEVIVVAGIIAILAGVLVPMILKEIDETRITRASADIRSISNAILIFKKDTAQWPVMDGTCSPNLTLLTGGGNAPDGIGANGWDNTASAMIDSHLMYDDDGCYNNWNGSYLPVTSADPWGKQYVINTGNFGVSGSPVWIMSAGPNGTLDSNANSTSSGGDDIGLRIK
- a CDS encoding secretin N-terminal domain-containing protein → MRKFCSIIFLTVLLSYGCASHQIAGVSETMILKEPPQIAIPVTETPVAVPEEIPASAKERLFSLSVRDANVRDLLLLLSKDSGINIIADRDVTGNLSIDFSDLDLNSALYAITRQLGYTFRMDKGFIRVTSPVLETRSFKIDYITGKRASSSSINASMSTSSGSSSGTSSGSTTVSSSTSGTGSSSSGQGNVNITTSGTSDFWKEMKAGLEMIIFDGDAKSGKDGKKLVINELAGVVHITDYSDNMERIEDFLNDVEMSVSKQVMIQAHIVEVSLDDGYKFGIDWNLLTGTGNGAITTDSGTEVTGELFSFSQLIAPDTNVFSIKLSNKKITALLNAMQEQGQVNVLSSPKVSTMNNQRAVMKLTTNEVSWITTTTYNADGKILTQYTNPQIDEVGLFLDVTPQINDSGIITMQVHPSISEKIGESISPLEDNSKPVINTRELDTMVSVSNGQTIVIAGLITDKIIENIRKVPFLGDLPLFGKLFQQVIHDKKKSELVIFLTPYILNNKSIEEIRKEHEERLKRAGRDFEAIPELRRVNSEI